The following nucleotide sequence is from Ornithodoros turicata isolate Travis chromosome 2, ASM3712646v1, whole genome shotgun sequence.
gtactgtgctgccgttgctggttctgattgatacatttaacgacttgctgcacactacagtgatcgccggtacttgtgaacgagctttgtgttcctagattaccgttaagtgtttcctgttaaaaatgcatccatcatgtttgttttctaaactaaacggaggtcacaagagggaggggaggttccatggagcagttatacctccatgtgctcacagctatacagcggagtatggtacatgttacccagcatgtaaaggcacaaatatcaagcacgtagctcgcctttgaaatgctatgagtgacattccaaaatagtggcattgagagggtacctggagttatatgttggatgtcccagtgcattaacaaggtacaatatttcagatctgactctggaaagggcaccatatggaggaagctctagatccccttggaagcttgatttgcttgcccagaaagatgcaaccccataggaaagcactattgtgttctgtcattatgaaagcactaatgttttttggaaatcactatgagcatgtttcttggcacAATTTTGTGCTGGTGAGATCTGGCTATGCTTATCGGCTTCAATGCAGGGTGCTGCTGTATATGTCGACTGGGAGAAGTTTTGACAAAAAAGCGTGTCTTTAGGATATCACACTTGGTTATTCGATAAAAGTACCGGTAGAAATATCCTGCACAAGGAAAtattgtgagcagtgttttgtgtcgacgaatttgtatggacaaatgagagccttcacgggggcatataaacacaacactagagtgtcaagcagcccatgtagtcatggtgtcgataccactgtcaggtgtgtgcagatgctgcgtgcaaaattgtgagcaggtttcaccttgccggttcaggagaaaatccacagagaagtgaaggtctcaaaatttTATAAGGACGCACATGTAAGTACATGTGTAGCTAAACTGTGTGCTCTACCGCTTCCAACACACCACACCAGACGGGGAGGGCAAATACGCCAAcaaccaacatttctgcaatgatgatgtatcgtaatattagaaaatattcaaggtgacAGCTACTTGCTTTTATGCTCACATTTATCATCTGCTAACAGTAGATGTGGCTTTGTAGACTGCCACCGCAAGAGACAAAACACAAGTGACGTAGTTGCAGACGTTatcaaagcaacatatttctgggatgcgattactgccaatacaagcccatgaccatgattcacacagtgttcccattcattgtgtgagcagcactgtgtatgcccaacactttctctcttttcttccaAATTATTTGTTATGGGCACAGCTGTGCCTGTACCTCATGCTTGtgagttgtttctttgcattaaatcaataaaacttgttacgcatttccacaaggattattattattattaaggatatcaactattagttgtgaagtacagatgtttgtcccatgccacatgctatggaaaaaagaaatatttactacaTTGTGCATGGAGACACAACTCCAATGCATTGATAGTGCAACAGAGCGAAATTCTATTGGACAGTTTAGCATGAAAAGCAGAACCACTAGCTGACACTCTTACTTCACAGGAAGTACCAACactgaacagttgaaattactgctgtacattggACATGAAGAATGATTGAATATCGGAAATGGTATCTGTTACACATAATGAACAAATAGAGACCATGAAAAAGGGAACTGTGATGGACGGACATGTAGGGTGTGTCTGAGCCAATGCAAAGAGAACCAGTAACACAATTACCAGTACCGTGAAATATATGTATATCACAGGGACCTGTTGTTATTGGTAATGCTCTTCTTCCACCTCCCAGTAAACCAGGAATATCCGGGAGACGTCCCACAAATGTCGCGAACGTCGCGAACGTCCTGTACGTCTAGGAGATGTCCCAGGTATATCCAAAATGTGACATTGAGATTTATCCCGTTTGTTACATCCCGGGGAGCTCTGGGAGACGTACAAAACAGAACATTTTTCTATAAGACAATATACATATTTTTCACGTGTTCAAACCTGTTATGACTTGATTTCGGTTCATTGATAATCATGTTGGACAGAGCAATGAACAGAGGTCACAAGGTGAGATCGCGTGAAGTGGCAGAATGTAGTCCAAGGTTTTAGCCTGTCACAGCCTTCTCgttaaatgcttttttttttaagaatgcCGTTTCTCCTTGAAGAAATACGTTCATATATTTTGTTTCTGAGGGCTGGGTAAGAACTCCCATTTTATTCAGCCCATTTTCATTAATGTGTTTGGGCGGAAACAAAGAGACCGCCAGGTGTCCGTCGAGCGCTATCCAATTCCATATCCGTATCCGAGTTTGTGCTCAACATGGTGCTTCACGCGTAGGCGGTTTCGCCCGCTGTTTTTGctcgtgtgtgtgtttcttgtcCTGCGGCATCATGAGCGACGACAGATCACATGTAAATATTGGTTTGTAGTTTCTTTGCAAACGTTTATTTGGGACTGTTGTTACGTATAGCGCTCGCGGCTTCGGTCGTGCACATGTAAGTTAACCCTAACGCTAATGCCGAAGTACAAGCAAAAGTACCTGCACCGCAGGGCTTCCGCAGAAGCCCGTGGAGCAATTTCAGTGCTACGCGAGGAGCCAGAACATATGGAAACTGAAAGTTTATGTGAAAAGCCGCATACTTCTCGTCGTTATGAGAGCTCTGAACCGGTGCCGAGCTGCAGCTACAGCAACGACGTGCAAGAACCAGCAACCCGAGAAATTGTGTCGGAAATTTCACAGACTACAGACAATGTCGAGATGACAGGGATAATTCATCGGGACGATTTATCAGACAGCACTAATGGATCTAGTAGTGAACCGACGGACAATCTAAGCTGCTGCGATTTGTCTGCGAGTTTAAGAACATGGGCCGCCAGCGACAACATTCCCCACACCTCCGTGTCAAATCTTCTGAAAATTCTCCGGCAGCATGTTTGTTTTCGAGAACTTCCGAGTGACGCACGCACCCTTTTAAAAACCCCAAGAGGCAGCACAAAACACATAACTGAAATGCCACCTGGCGAATACTGCCACTTTGGTTTGGCTGAATGCATCAAAAATATATTTGAAACTTCAGCTGACATCCCAGACCAGGTGTCTCTGATGTTTAATGTAGATGGGCTTCCACTTTCTAAAAGCTCGAAATTGGAATTATGGCCAATCCAATGCAAAATCAAAGAATTGTGTGATGTGCCACCGTTTGTTGTCGGGGCTTACGCTGGCACCTCAAAACCGTCCTGTCCGAACGACTATCTTCAAAAATTTGTCGATGAGCTGGTCATCTTGCTTTCTGATGGAATCACTGTACGTGGCTCGACGATACACATCCTCTTTGACAGCATGATTTGTGACGCCCCCGCACGTTCGTACATTTACTGCACGAAAGGCCACACCGGTTTTTCTGGCTGTGCAAAGTGTACGGATGAAGGAAAGTACGATGTGAATAGGTTATACTTTTCCACTGAAGCAGCATCGTTGAGAACGGATGACAGCTTTCGCAACCAAGAAGACCCTGATCATCATCGCGGAGTATCCATACTAACAGACCTTCCTATTGACATCATAACGACAGCACCTCTAgaccagcgtttcccaaacttttggcggtgatggacccccggaagcgatgagaaccaattcacggaccccccccccccccacacacacacacaaatataccgggatacgcgctgtggacactgcattgcagaccgcgtttaatatgcgcgacaTGGTATAACAAGGAAGGAAATTACATTTGTGCAAGCATAAACATGGTCAAGTGACTGTCTAGACAGAAGCGAAGTTGACTTCCAACGCCGCGTTCAGTGCGAGGTATTAACTGTAGTgccaccatcgctgcaagaggtccgcaggttgccaaatataaaatgcgctaaacacaggaacactctcagtcagttcgaactcgaagcaaaacgatatgacgcgctgtatttcccatgctagccagtgcataaccagcaacctcgtcagctgctgcgcgctttcgatacagcttcagaaacgattccggactggtttcttcttcttgtttgtatgtgtatgacgcggacaaacgtgcattgcaagacttttctatcagaaattagaagctagccggtGAAGCATGCTTGTATCAATTTttgaagttctgggtgtttggaaatcgggcagcatgtatgagcgcgtgtttgtggggacgaaaatcctcactgaaatgtgagagaaggtcgcggacccccacggacactctcgcggacccccaggggtccgcggaccacactttgggaaacactgctcgaGACTATATGCACCTTCTTTGTCTTGGTGTGGTCAAAAAATTAATTTCACTTTGGGTTTCTGGGCCATTAGATGTAAGACTTGGCCCGACTGAGAGGAATACTCTAACAGCTAAAAGCATTGCGCTACAAAAAAACATCCCAAGAGAATTTTCCCGGAAACCACGAGGAGTTGACGAGGTGGAAAGATGGAAGGCGACAGAGTTTCGTCTTTTCCTGTTGTACACAGGGCCTGTCGTCCTTGAGGGTATTCTTCAACAGCCCCACTATCTGAACTTTCTAACACTACACTGTGCATCTACGATCCTCATGAACCGTGAACTGTGCCGCACCCAGAATGAGTACGCCTCCACATTGATGTCGCATTTTGTGCAGATGTTTGCTGAGCTGTATGGAGACCATTTGGTGTCTTATAATGTCCACGGTCTCCTACATCTGGCAGATGATGCGAAGAATCATGGTCCTCTTGATTCATTTAGTGCATTTGCATTTGAAAACAACATGCAGACCCTCAAAAAGCTACTCAGAAAGCCATCATCAACGCTTGCACAGCTGTACAACAGATTTAGTGAAAATCAGCAGACTGTGATCAAAACGTCCTTGAAGCCCAAGAAAGTGGGCCCTAGCAGTTCACACAACCGAGGCCCACTTCATCCATTATGCACCCTGCCACAGTATGATCAGTTCACGACAAATCAGTTCACTCTCACAACAAGCGGCCCCGACAGCTTCTGTATGGTGAACGGTGACATGATTGATATAAAAAACTTTGCTACAATGCGGGAGTCCGAGAAGATGTGTGTGATAGGGCACAAATTGGCACAAAAGCGTGATCTGTTTCACAAACCGTTTTCATCATCTCTAATAGGCACTCAGGTCGTGTCTCGAAGCCCAGTTTTAAGGGTATGGCCACTAGAAAATGTGACAAAAATACTTGTATTGCCCTTCAAGCAAGAAATGGTTGCAATGCCAATGGTGCATTTATACTAGGGTTCTGTAACCTGCCAGCCAAGTTGTAATTGTTCCGCGCCTGTTCTGTACCGCATTTCAAACAAGATCTCCTTACATACTCACATCTGTTATAGATGTCGTTCGCAATAGTTCATTTCCTTGACCGTGACGAGGTGGGGATTGTACCAGTTTCTTGGATCCATGGAAACACTTGCAAGTGGCCAAACCTGCCCACTCACATCGTTGATAAGAAAGTAAAGAAAGGATTGCCTCCTGGTGAAGATTCTGACGACATCGAAATTCAAGTTAAAGGGCTATTCAGTAAGCTGGTCTTGCACAGTAAATATTTGCTGTGTGCATAAATACACATTTAAGGCATATTTGATATCATTTAGTGAGCTGGGGAGAAGCACGCAAGATGCTGCCCGCTGCAGAATATCATTCGGACTTGAACGAGAGCAGATTGCCCCCCAAGCGAATCAGGCGTCCAAGAATGGTGtacagtgatgatgatgacgactaTGATTTTCCGCCTGTCCCACAGAATTTTGCAGCCAAAGGTATGTGCGTACTGTAACAAGAATTGGTTACTGCGAGGCCAATATGGTTTAGAGAAATTAATTTCTAAGTAAGTCATTTCCGTGTTCATTACTGTGGTGCCCAACTCCAATGATGCGATTTCAAGTTTAAATCACAGGAAAGCTGCCTGTTGCTGTTCCTTTGGACACTTCTGCACACAGCAGAAAGATTGCAGGTAATTCAGCTCGCACTTGGTCAGGCACGTTGTCAGACACTCTGGAATCATGACGGCTGTTATGTAAATTACAGCAAAGCAAACTCTCACAGATGGGTGTTCTAATTCTCCGTGTCACACAAATTCCCGTGAGAGACAGTCAGGTACTGTACCTATGCAGCCGTCGAAATATGTTACCCTTACAAGTTACAACGCACTGTGTTTTGCAGGCAAGCAGCTTGACTCTAGGTGTCCATCCAGACAGTCGTCTTTCACTGATGAGTCAGCTCCATTAAGGTTTTCAAGTAGGTATTTCCTGCTATCGGTTCAATGGCAAGCATATACCTGCCTGTCCCTATCACAGGTCAACGAGCTATAAGTACCGAGGTAGAGAGCACACGTTCAGTGCAGCTTGACGGGCAAGGTGGGCCCTTTATCTATATTTGCATAAGTCTCTGTGTTTGAATATACCTTGCAGTCCTTTGTTTGCGAAATACTAATACAAACATTGATTTTCTCCACATAGATGATGTGCAGTCTTGCAGATCAAGTATGTCTGATGAAGGTGCGATGAGCACTTTTTCTGCACTGGCTGATACTCAGTTTTCAAATCCATTACAGTTTCATGTGTTTGTGTCATATGTGCATCTTCAGTTATATTCATTCACCTTTTAATTGTATTGTAATCCTTCTTCACCAGGTGTATCTGCGGACGTGACCGGCAGTCACAAAGGTATGTAAGAGAGGCAGTTTGAACTAGGTGGGGACGACATACAGCTTGCAATCTTTGTAAGTCATCTAGTTTTATTTTGACAGGTCTCCAGGATTCTACGGCAGCTGGTAATGCTATGGCTTGCACGATACTCTACCATGGATTTAAAAAACTCATATCTGGGTGGTTCTGATAACTTTCTTCTTTTAGCAGGTGCATCACTTGTGCAAGTGCCCAGAGCACAGCAGCCAATGCCATCCTACGGTACACACACAACCTTTTCTCTGTCGAGCATTTTGATGACAAAGTATAACCACATCTCGGTTTGAACACCATTTTCGGCTTCCATTGTTTGTAATATGAAGTTGATTTAGTTCTGTATTTAGAATTTCAGCACCAGGTGCTCAAGAACTTCAATATACTTCGCCTTGCGATACAACAACAGGGGGAACTCTTGTCAAGCCTAATGCCTCTTCAAAACTCCCTCACTGAGGCTCCCAAGCTGCTAGAGAACCCGCTCAGCTCTGTAGAAGAATTCGAAACGTTTGAAGGGCAGCTAACACCAGACCGTGAGAAGCAGTTAGTGAGTGACTATTTCACTTTAAAATACATTGAGCACTAGGCATAATTACAAGAAAAAATTGTTCGGTCCCTTTGTCTGGTACATTAGCTCAACATTGccctataataataataataattatattcTTATAGATCCTGGAGCTTTCACTGCTCGGGGGAAACTCCACAAAAGTTGCAGTTCGCAGGATAATGTCGTATGTTCTCAGCAATGAACTGGGACGCCAGTACAGTTGGGAAGGAAGAAAGGGTAAATTACACTTGCGAGACCTAAACCTGCCAAAACTCATCCTGCGTAAGCATACTTGGTTTCATGTCTTGGTTTCATCATTATATAATGTCTTGCTCCTGTCTCCTGCTACTCGCCAGCTAAGGGCTTCAGGAAATGTTCAAATATCAGTTTGGAATGTATCCGGTTCTGCCACcttgttatttttgttgtttgtaTTGCTTTCCCTTCGGGCTTGATTTTATGATAATGTGTGTCTTTGTGATTTTGTTAAAATTTCAGGTACCATTCACTCTCACAAAAAATTTGTCAAAACTACACGGTACGAAGTAGAGCACCAGATAAAAGAGTGGCTACGCCATGCGAGGGACAGGGCAGAAAGAGCAAGGTATGTTTAAatcgtgacctcatttctttgTCAACTACACTTAACATCCTTGTAGTGTTCCTAGAAGGGTCCAGGCACAATCAACAGCATGAATGCAGATCTCTCCCAAGTTGTAAGAGTGCTCTATGGCCCACTATGTCTCACGCCACCAGAGTTTGTTTtagttgtgttttttttttttttttgctgctgaATGCAAAAGGTATGTATTGATACCTGTTCATTCAGTTTCTTTATTAATGTAGCCATTTTATTTCCAGTTCTTGAGAGTGCTCGAGGCATATGCTATATATCAGGGTCCAgcgctagttttttttttcttctgtcaaCTTAAGAAAGGTACATATCAATATCTGTCTATCCGTTAACCTTCATTCATGCATAGCCCCTcctttttttcagttttgaAACGTGCTCCAGTCTCACATTGTCTTACCGGTTTCATATTTGTACTGCTCAGCCTGAGAAAAGGTACATACCAATACCTGTCCGTTCATTAACCTTTATTCATTGGGATCCGCTCTTTCATCAGTTTTTAAGTGTGCTCGATGGCCCACCATATCTCACACCATCGGAGTTTTATTTGTGTTTTTTAGTTTGTGCTGCCCAATGCGAAAGGTATGTATTAACAAACTTTTTTTTGCCTAAAGTTTCTAGCTAGACAGGCAATTAATTCTAGATAATTAGCCATCCCGTAGTTACatgctttcttcgagaggatgtccgcctggccgttaAACTGAATTGCAAAAACGATGTCTATGCTGCTGTCGTACCTCTGTGAAAAATATGTAGCGGATGCAAATGAACACCTTGTATGTATCGCATATATTTCCTGACGCTATTAGTATAAAACTACCGAACTTTATGCTTGCAGTTCAGAAGTACATCTCGTCGTGACGAATCTAATCGCAACAGACGCCAGGAAGAGACACAGACATGAATGTCATTTAGTGCATAAGTGTGTAATTTGACTCTGGAAACATTAATAAACGCAATATTTACTCAAACTAGCCAGTTAAACGAAGAACCATACAATGTCCCATATTTATCCAAATATCTGGTAGATAACATCACAGGGACGTTCCTGCAACGTTCAGCAATTCTAAGCTACGCTAAGTTCGCTAAGTTCGAGCAATAAGTATAGAATAGTAGAAATTGTAGTAATACtgcatgaaccaaaccaatggccacttctaatatacacttcacttcactgtactttcaattatgttgcaacttcgttctccttacaccagtacaggtacgtgctaagtgcccacggttcttccattttgacatgtcctgtatattACCTGATAGGAACAGGTAGTACTCCCATTGCGTACTAGCTCACCTCTACCTTGACTCACACTCCACCCCTAAATGCACACCAGTGAATGAAGGATGGacgcaatatgggcatactagCGTCACAAAATTCTGATGTAATTAAgggtgttgttatcagcatcattacAAATGATTCTAATATGTATGAATATGTCACTCGAAAGCCCACAGGAAAGAGTGCCTAGATGCTGTGACAATGCAAGAGACTACGGCACTCATTTACATTTCGAAAGattgaagcttccttccttcacatcatcaccaggagaatgTGTGGCGCCTCAAGCATACTAGTTTTACTGGATAACCGGCacaaaatgcctgtgacatatgttacaccttcttatttagttcgtttcaggaaagcagttcttcaatgcaatacgtGAAGAAAACTAATTGTCGTACAGATATGTGGTGGGACGTGACTAACCCTGCTTAAATCCACGAGAAACATGTAATTGTAAGTGTAGAAACCACTGCTTCAGGAATATTGTGGTTGTGTATGcagaatttttcctttcttctaaagaggagtttcgcactacctctgcccctgtttctttttgtaaccctgccccctcccacatttttttttgtaatgcacccttatgggtacataaagttcaataaagtgtaatgaaataactatatacccttcatgtgtgccaacatagatgtgtttgccccaaatctgtgaaactgttattgctgttgggtgctgttaacttgcaaaacatcccccctccccatacgtcacctattaatttccagaatacaccagctgaagacatcgcatgttcatcactggctattgaagttaggtggtcagccatgcaaaaacatctatgttatttttctgcatattaagcaatgtcccacatttctgctcccagactttgtccttgatgatgcagtactCCACGTTCACTAATATACTGTCTGGTTGTATAGCTTTGTGCTGATATAGCTGAATGAATATGtcggcttttgcaaagttacaactgccaaagtgcctcaaaagataacagaaaatgtggaagaaacatatacaatcctgtatttcctaaaaagtaattgcagcacattgtagataagatgcatctgatttcaagtttcattcttttctttatatgagcttatttgcattgcattcatttctccattgcagccttccacttactgtccaatatatatcaatacagaaagctagcagacaatgatcagtgttgctgtttgctttgatattccacggtgttgtttctcaagaaatagcacaatctctcagcacACAGTTGTGCGGTTTATAACTGCGTAACtacgcagtgcacaaatgcatggggcacatgcacaaatttttcagagctttaccatCTGTATTTCGGGATGTCTGCAATACAGGACAgtgtagaaaactgggaacagtcagagaactatagcgtgacttaaaagctaaaaaagaaaattctcaaGAACGCTGTATAGAGATGCTATGTAATCGTGCAATACCTTAATTTGCACAATTGAACAGTGGCAGTTCTCAGAGCAGCCTtgccaaaggagaagcagaggtcacacgggcctctcgcgtgattttactgtcaaagttcAGCTATCTGTGTCAAAGTGAAGTGGTAACTGCAACTGCATCACCATAGAAATTCTTCCTGAACGAAAAGCCTAAATTGAAAGTCTCAGCTGGCATATTATAGCAGGGCAtaagctgtggggagtttttaggcattggtggtggtgattgtttggcatgtaatggtgccaTGATAATGGAAGTGAGGTTGTTTACAATGCCAGGATGAAGTCAAGAGAGGAGCTCATAAAGAATGAGCGCAGAAAAATACACAAGTCCCTGTCCAGGTatgtaaaagtgtttcctcaataatatatgactcTGAACAAGCAAGCGCAATGCAAATCGCAGTACGGATTggcttgtagctgatgttgcagctgttgttgtatgtgtttgcctttgtccattgtatgtttgctccacccttgaaacaccattattgagaaaaataagaccttctgtacgagatattttatccattttaacagcaaagagaagattgtttgtgttttgtgtatgGTGGTCTCAATAAACCacaaattctgaatggctcggatctATTGTAACGATACTaaagtgtgcccttttatttttgcagatatggcatctgtgatgtcaagtgcgctCAATGTATGGCTGTAGGCCAAGTGTGTACATTCCCATTATATTAAGTTCCAGCAAGTGACagtcacagcacagccagtctttgttagctgaacagaataaatcaattcagtgcttgatgatttgtACAGGAATGTTATATGCAGAGATACGCAGATAAAGGACGTCACAAttaaccatagcaccgcactgatagaaggacaggaggtcacgacactggcaacttccacacaactcacaggcaggggcaccctgggtaacacaacgaaaacagcgctaacagAGACACACACAGGACGCGGATGTAAACAGGACTGCACCGCTCGTTTTCCGTCGTGCGCCAGAACAAACGCAGCCAGCGAAGCGATGCTTTAATGCGTTGCCGATTTAGACACCTAGTAAAGTACTACGTCAATTTCTTGAAACCATAACCATATAAAAGTTATGCGTGTAGGAGTCCGATGCAGGatatggccacccttgcatcaatgGTATTGCTGTTTACTTACAGGCAGCCTACCGTGATGATGCGCCTGCACACACGCTACGCTCATGACACCAGGCTTGAAAGCGtaaaaacacgctgctgacatgccccagcaatcgaaaggctatcttgatcgttgcaattcaccacacaggccgcacaacaaacgataaacaagccatggtccatggaggtgcagttattatacgcaaccacaatcgacgaccgaacactgacaaaagtacaacgatcgcttccacgagaatacgtactcctgcctcttcaataacttggcaaacgcgctctttgtacattgttttagcGATCATATGAACAAACACAAAGGCAGGCTTAACCACCGGCTACCCACACACCACCTGTAGCAGCGCCACCTGAACTTTTCTTTATCAACctcatagcaaaaaaaaaaaaaaaaaaacaccgggCATCTTCCTCTTCGCGGcccttccgtcgtctgctaatttctccctcccctcaaccccTCAACCATcccgtgacaatgtgaataatgcgcatgcgttatGGTCAAAGGCTTCAGAGCCGGAAatatcacgtgatcaacttaaaccagacgccactaaaccagtggctaagtgtgactggtgaatacgggcacttgaaactaaagtgcagcgatggctccctgcaattcaacatctttctggctcaggatggggctgtgatcagcgttccctgctcgcagttcacgcggcgttggtgagggcgactgtgctttacagccttcctattctgcacaagatatcaacaacatcattaaatgcccttcggtccctgtttgctcgaagccttcgtcgctgcctcggagttctaagaatggctgaaactcggcaagtactggctgaagctggtgaactcccggttgaggttctacggGAACGTAAATAAGGATGGAAGAACTCAGGCGCTGTTGAGATTCCGAATGGTAGACGCAGAAACTGATATCGCCCAAGTGGGGTGATAAGCGTGGCAAGCTCAGAGCTTTCCGTTGTGAGAGGCGCTTGCCAATAGCCCGCGTTTCCGTCTGGCTTGCTGAAGAGTTTCGCCCATCTAATACTGCTGAGGTTCTCCTCAACCGTCGGCATGATGAGTCGCTTATGTATGATCTGGTTATTGAGCTCCGCGTAGTCGACGCGGATGGGTAGCTTCCCGTCTTTCTTTTCGGCACGACCATTGGCGCGCACCATTCTGTG
It contains:
- the LOC135384521 gene encoding uncharacterized protein LOC135384521 → MSDDRSHMSFAIVHFLDRDEVGIVPVSWIHGNTCKWPNLPTHIVDKKVKKGLPPGEDSDDIEIQVKGLFMSWGEARKMLPAAEYHSDLNESRLPPKRIRRPRMVYSDDDDDYDFPPVPQNFAAKGKLPVAVPLDTSAHSRKIAGNSARTWSGTLSDTLES